A region of Tigriopus californicus strain San Diego chromosome 7, Tcal_SD_v2.1, whole genome shotgun sequence DNA encodes the following proteins:
- the LOC131883303 gene encoding CTD small phosphatase-like protein 3, with product MKSQTRCGHHRKQIRKISWGKMLETPRCRKASSLSIGPMSLFLSPIKTISSTTQRRKSDSRLERRLQFDLSDVDPRTIHLFHHLPEAPKVEAPEIGGPRRDREYTLVLDIDETLVHCSSDPSLPYVFEIEVIPENHSNSTPRKYYVRKRPNIDYFLQEVAQHFEVIAFTAGYKRYANRILDYLDPEGTIFSHRLYRDSCYIKDRKYIKNLNALGRDLNKTILVDNSIEALGFQMDNGLLIKTWTSDPYDDQLLLVLDILSNILLVQASVPRYLRDQFGLSRFIEHQIDLLHQHH from the exons ATGAAGTCACAAACAAGGTGTGGACATCATAGAAAGCAAATACGAAAAATAAGTTGGGGCAAGATGCTTGAAACGCCCAGATGCCGGAAGGCCTCTTCCCTGTCCATCGGACCTATGTCTCTGTTCCTGAGTCCCATCAAGACCATCAGTTCCACCACTCAGAGGCGGAAGAGTGATTCTCGATTGGAACGCAGGCTCCAGTTCGATCTGAGCGATGTGGATCCTCGGACGATTCATCTGTTCCACCATTTACCCGAGGCGCCCAAGGTGGAAGCCCCTGAAATTGGGGGACCGAGACGCGATCGCGAATACACGCTGGTGTTGGATATTGACGAAACCTTGGTGCATTGTTCCAGTGATCCCAGTTTACCTTACGTCTTCGAAATCGAAGTCATCCCCGAGAATCATTCCAACTCGACGCCGAGGAAATATTACGTGAGAAAACGCCCCAACATCGACTATTTCTTGCAAGAAGTTGCACA GCATTTTGAAGTTATCGCTTTTACAGCTGGTTACAAACGATATGCTAACAGGATCTTGGACTATTTGGATCCCGAGGGAACCATCTTTAGTCACCGTCTGTATCGCGATTCTTGTTACATCAAGGATCGGAAGTACATCAAGAACCTGAACGCACTGGGCCGTGACCTCAATAAAACGATCCTGGTCGACAACTCCATAGAGGCCTTGGGCTTTCAAATGGACAACGGACTGCTGATCAAAACTTGGACGTCGGATCCCTATGACGACCAATTGCTCTTGGTTCTAGACATCCTTTCAAACATACTGCTGGTCCAGGCGAGCGTGCCTCGGTATCTACGGGACCAATTCGGCTTATCTCGTTTCATCGAGCATCAAATTGATCTCTTGCATCAGCATCACTAA
- the LOC131883080 gene encoding arginine kinase-like isoform X3 — protein MGIFVSKNKSSEPKPESSNAEYGVNPSDITYVDQGFKALQEAEDCQSLLKKHLTKEILDELKILKTRTFGSTLKDVIQSGIENIDSGVGVYAPDPEAYGVFANLFDPIIEDYHGGFSKSQKHPPSHFGNPEDFGDLDPDREFIVSTRIRCGRSIEGFPFNPNMKKEDYENMEKLVSETLEKFDGELKGTYHSLESMSPETQRELVDQHYLFKQGDRFLEAANAIRHWPSGRGIFFNDERSFLVWCGEEDHLRIISMQNGGHVGEVYGRLVRALEEMEKEFKYSHDERLGFLTFCPTNLGTTIRASVHIKLPRLAAEGGIEMLQKHGDEHQLQVRGSSGEHSEAVGGLYDISNRERMGLTEYQAVKKMYEGVNELIKMEKALIAKDEGDLAEALE, from the exons ATGGGGATTTTCGTCTCGAAAAACAA GTCTTCAGAGCCGAAGCCTGAGTCTTCCAATGCCGAGTATGGAGTGAACCCATCCGATATCACTTACGTGGATCAGGGCTTCAAAGCCCTTCAAGAGGCTGAGGATTGCCAGTCGTTGTTGAAAAAGCATCTGACCAAGGAAATTCTGGACGAGCTGAAAATTCTGAAGACCAGGACGTTCGGATCCACCTTGAAAGACGTGATTCAGTCAG GGATCGAAAATATTGATTCAGGAGTGGGTGTCTACGCTCCCGATCCCGAGGCCTACGGTGTTTTCGCCAacttatttgatcccattattGAGGATTACCACGGAGGGTTCTCCAAGAGCCAGAAGCACCCGCCTTCAcattttggcaaccctgaggaTTTTGGCGACCTTGATCCTGATCGAGAATTCATCGTGTCCACGCGAATCCGCTGTGGGCGTTCCATCGAGGGTTTCCCATTCAAcccaaacatgaaaaaagaggACTACGAAAATATGGAGAAGCTAGTCTCCGAGACCTTGGAGAAATTTGACGGGGAGCTTAAGGGCACCTATCATTCCTTGGAATCCATGTCACCGGAGACTCAGCGAGAACTCGTGGATCAGCATTACTTGTTCAAGCAAGGTGACCGATTCCTGGAGGCAGCCAATGCCATTCGACATTGGCCATCGGGCCGTGGCATATTCTTCAATGATGAGCGATCGTTCTTGGTTTGGTGCGGGGAGGAGGATCATTTGCGAAtcatttcaatgcaaaat GGTGGCCACGTGGGTGAGGTGTACGGGCGACTCGTTCGAGCTCTTGAGGAGATGGAGAAAGAATTCAAATACTCTCACGACGAGCGATTAGGATTCCTTACCTTCTGTCCCACCAATTTAGGCACGACAATCCGAGCCTCTGTGCACATCAAACTTCCCCGATTGGCTGCCGAAGGTGGAATTGAAATGCTTCAGAAGCATGGCGATGAGCATCAGCTCCAG GTTCGAGGTTCGTCTGGAGAACATAGCGAGGCTGTTGGCGGCCTCTATGACATTTCAAATCGCGAGCGAATGGGTCTCACCGAATACCAAGCCGTCAAGAAGATGTACGAAGGTGTGAACgaattgatcaaaatggaaaaggctTTAATTGCCAAGGACGAAGGCGATCTGGCTGAGGCTCTCGAATAG
- the LOC131883080 gene encoding arginine kinase-like isoform X4 encodes MTITVWKVLPSVQLIFQLGFLLESHAQGPIGCARSSEPKPESSNAEYGVNPSDITYVDQGFKALQEAEDCQSLLKKHLTKEILDELKILKTRTFGSTLKDVIQSGIENIDSGVGVYAPDPEAYGVFANLFDPIIEDYHGGFSKSQKHPPSHFGNPEDFGDLDPDREFIVSTRIRCGRSIEGFPFNPNMKKEDYENMEKLVSETLEKFDGELKGTYHSLESMSPETQRELVDQHYLFKQGDRFLEAANAIRHWPSGRGIFFNDERSFLVWCGEEDHLRIISMQNGGHVGEVYGRLVRALEEMEKEFKYSHDERLGFLTFCPTNLGTTIRASVHIKLPRLAAEGGIEMLQKHGDEHQLQE; translated from the exons ATGACGATCACCGTTTGGAAAGTGCTGCCCTCTGTCCagttgatttttcaattaggCTTTCTTCTTGAAAGTCATGCCCAGGGGCCAATCGGATGCGCAAG GTCTTCAGAGCCGAAGCCTGAGTCTTCCAATGCCGAGTATGGAGTGAACCCATCCGATATCACTTACGTGGATCAGGGCTTCAAAGCCCTTCAAGAGGCTGAGGATTGCCAGTCGTTGTTGAAAAAGCATCTGACCAAGGAAATTCTGGACGAGCTGAAAATTCTGAAGACCAGGACGTTCGGATCCACCTTGAAAGACGTGATTCAGTCAG GGATCGAAAATATTGATTCAGGAGTGGGTGTCTACGCTCCCGATCCCGAGGCCTACGGTGTTTTCGCCAacttatttgatcccattattGAGGATTACCACGGAGGGTTCTCCAAGAGCCAGAAGCACCCGCCTTCAcattttggcaaccctgaggaTTTTGGCGACCTTGATCCTGATCGAGAATTCATCGTGTCCACGCGAATCCGCTGTGGGCGTTCCATCGAGGGTTTCCCATTCAAcccaaacatgaaaaaagaggACTACGAAAATATGGAGAAGCTAGTCTCCGAGACCTTGGAGAAATTTGACGGGGAGCTTAAGGGCACCTATCATTCCTTGGAATCCATGTCACCGGAGACTCAGCGAGAACTCGTGGATCAGCATTACTTGTTCAAGCAAGGTGACCGATTCCTGGAGGCAGCCAATGCCATTCGACATTGGCCATCGGGCCGTGGCATATTCTTCAATGATGAGCGATCGTTCTTGGTTTGGTGCGGGGAGGAGGATCATTTGCGAAtcatttcaatgcaaaat GGTGGCCACGTGGGTGAGGTGTACGGGCGACTCGTTCGAGCTCTTGAGGAGATGGAGAAAGAATTCAAATACTCTCACGACGAGCGATTAGGATTCCTTACCTTCTGTCCCACCAATTTAGGCACGACAATCCGAGCCTCTGTGCACATCAAACTTCCCCGATTGGCTGCCGAAGGTGGAATTGAAATGCTTCAGAAGCATGGCGATGAGCATCAGCTCCAG GAATGA
- the LOC131883080 gene encoding arginine kinase-like isoform X1, with the protein MTITVWKVLPSVQLIFQLGFLLESHAQGPIGCARSSEPKPESSNAEYGVNPSDITYVDQGFKALQEAEDCQSLLKKHLTKEILDELKILKTRTFGSTLKDVIQSGIENIDSGVGVYAPDPEAYGVFANLFDPIIEDYHGGFSKSQKHPPSHFGNPEDFGDLDPDREFIVSTRIRCGRSIEGFPFNPNMKKEDYENMEKLVSETLEKFDGELKGTYHSLESMSPETQRELVDQHYLFKQGDRFLEAANAIRHWPSGRGIFFNDERSFLVWCGEEDHLRIISMQNGGHVGEVYGRLVRALEEMEKEFKYSHDERLGFLTFCPTNLGTTIRASVHIKLPRLAAEGGIEMLQKHGDEHQLQVRGSSGEHSEAVGGLYDISNRERMGLTEYQAVKKMYEGVNELIKMEKALIAKDEGDLAEALE; encoded by the exons ATGACGATCACCGTTTGGAAAGTGCTGCCCTCTGTCCagttgatttttcaattaggCTTTCTTCTTGAAAGTCATGCCCAGGGGCCAATCGGATGCGCAAG GTCTTCAGAGCCGAAGCCTGAGTCTTCCAATGCCGAGTATGGAGTGAACCCATCCGATATCACTTACGTGGATCAGGGCTTCAAAGCCCTTCAAGAGGCTGAGGATTGCCAGTCGTTGTTGAAAAAGCATCTGACCAAGGAAATTCTGGACGAGCTGAAAATTCTGAAGACCAGGACGTTCGGATCCACCTTGAAAGACGTGATTCAGTCAG GGATCGAAAATATTGATTCAGGAGTGGGTGTCTACGCTCCCGATCCCGAGGCCTACGGTGTTTTCGCCAacttatttgatcccattattGAGGATTACCACGGAGGGTTCTCCAAGAGCCAGAAGCACCCGCCTTCAcattttggcaaccctgaggaTTTTGGCGACCTTGATCCTGATCGAGAATTCATCGTGTCCACGCGAATCCGCTGTGGGCGTTCCATCGAGGGTTTCCCATTCAAcccaaacatgaaaaaagaggACTACGAAAATATGGAGAAGCTAGTCTCCGAGACCTTGGAGAAATTTGACGGGGAGCTTAAGGGCACCTATCATTCCTTGGAATCCATGTCACCGGAGACTCAGCGAGAACTCGTGGATCAGCATTACTTGTTCAAGCAAGGTGACCGATTCCTGGAGGCAGCCAATGCCATTCGACATTGGCCATCGGGCCGTGGCATATTCTTCAATGATGAGCGATCGTTCTTGGTTTGGTGCGGGGAGGAGGATCATTTGCGAAtcatttcaatgcaaaat GGTGGCCACGTGGGTGAGGTGTACGGGCGACTCGTTCGAGCTCTTGAGGAGATGGAGAAAGAATTCAAATACTCTCACGACGAGCGATTAGGATTCCTTACCTTCTGTCCCACCAATTTAGGCACGACAATCCGAGCCTCTGTGCACATCAAACTTCCCCGATTGGCTGCCGAAGGTGGAATTGAAATGCTTCAGAAGCATGGCGATGAGCATCAGCTCCAG GTTCGAGGTTCGTCTGGAGAACATAGCGAGGCTGTTGGCGGCCTCTATGACATTTCAAATCGCGAGCGAATGGGTCTCACCGAATACCAAGCCGTCAAGAAGATGTACGAAGGTGTGAACgaattgatcaaaatggaaaaggctTTAATTGCCAAGGACGAAGGCGATCTGGCTGAGGCTCTCGAATAG
- the LOC131883080 gene encoding arginine kinase-like isoform X2, which produces MAEIASDHLYERSSEPKPESSNAEYGVNPSDITYVDQGFKALQEAEDCQSLLKKHLTKEILDELKILKTRTFGSTLKDVIQSGIENIDSGVGVYAPDPEAYGVFANLFDPIIEDYHGGFSKSQKHPPSHFGNPEDFGDLDPDREFIVSTRIRCGRSIEGFPFNPNMKKEDYENMEKLVSETLEKFDGELKGTYHSLESMSPETQRELVDQHYLFKQGDRFLEAANAIRHWPSGRGIFFNDERSFLVWCGEEDHLRIISMQNGGHVGEVYGRLVRALEEMEKEFKYSHDERLGFLTFCPTNLGTTIRASVHIKLPRLAAEGGIEMLQKHGDEHQLQVRGSSGEHSEAVGGLYDISNRERMGLTEYQAVKKMYEGVNELIKMEKALIAKDEGDLAEALE; this is translated from the exons ATGGCTGAGATCGCAAGTGACCACTTGTATGAGAG GTCTTCAGAGCCGAAGCCTGAGTCTTCCAATGCCGAGTATGGAGTGAACCCATCCGATATCACTTACGTGGATCAGGGCTTCAAAGCCCTTCAAGAGGCTGAGGATTGCCAGTCGTTGTTGAAAAAGCATCTGACCAAGGAAATTCTGGACGAGCTGAAAATTCTGAAGACCAGGACGTTCGGATCCACCTTGAAAGACGTGATTCAGTCAG GGATCGAAAATATTGATTCAGGAGTGGGTGTCTACGCTCCCGATCCCGAGGCCTACGGTGTTTTCGCCAacttatttgatcccattattGAGGATTACCACGGAGGGTTCTCCAAGAGCCAGAAGCACCCGCCTTCAcattttggcaaccctgaggaTTTTGGCGACCTTGATCCTGATCGAGAATTCATCGTGTCCACGCGAATCCGCTGTGGGCGTTCCATCGAGGGTTTCCCATTCAAcccaaacatgaaaaaagaggACTACGAAAATATGGAGAAGCTAGTCTCCGAGACCTTGGAGAAATTTGACGGGGAGCTTAAGGGCACCTATCATTCCTTGGAATCCATGTCACCGGAGACTCAGCGAGAACTCGTGGATCAGCATTACTTGTTCAAGCAAGGTGACCGATTCCTGGAGGCAGCCAATGCCATTCGACATTGGCCATCGGGCCGTGGCATATTCTTCAATGATGAGCGATCGTTCTTGGTTTGGTGCGGGGAGGAGGATCATTTGCGAAtcatttcaatgcaaaat GGTGGCCACGTGGGTGAGGTGTACGGGCGACTCGTTCGAGCTCTTGAGGAGATGGAGAAAGAATTCAAATACTCTCACGACGAGCGATTAGGATTCCTTACCTTCTGTCCCACCAATTTAGGCACGACAATCCGAGCCTCTGTGCACATCAAACTTCCCCGATTGGCTGCCGAAGGTGGAATTGAAATGCTTCAGAAGCATGGCGATGAGCATCAGCTCCAG GTTCGAGGTTCGTCTGGAGAACATAGCGAGGCTGTTGGCGGCCTCTATGACATTTCAAATCGCGAGCGAATGGGTCTCACCGAATACCAAGCCGTCAAGAAGATGTACGAAGGTGTGAACgaattgatcaaaatggaaaaggctTTAATTGCCAAGGACGAAGGCGATCTGGCTGAGGCTCTCGAATAG
- the LOC131883086 gene encoding arginine kinase-like, with product MPQPFPEIKSSHSLVAKHVTKEKWDKLSDIVTKTSGFTLAKAIACAVEFDNQHCGIYAGDEDSYIDFADVFDPLICEYHGLKPDFKHVSDMDSSKLQGNVNPEVPVHSVRIRVGRSIQGYGLSPGITKEQRVGVEELFKNACKKFSGDLSGQYFALTGMDEKVRQQLVDDHFLFMSGDPNLKVAGMERDWPEGRGIFHNEAKTFLVWVNEEDQLRIISMQKGGDVKGVFERLARGIQAVGESVKAESGKDFILSEKFGYVHSCPTNLGTGMRASVHVDLPGWTKEGVDLLKKRCEELKVQPRGTRGESGGQTGHTYDISNKHRLGYSEVELVQTMIDGVNTLYKEDVELQKKHGM from the exons ATGCCTCAGCCATTCCCTGAAATCAAGTCCTCCCACAGCTTGGTGGCCAAGCACGTGACCAAGGAGAAATGGGACAAGTTGAGCGACATTGTCACCAAGACCTCCGGCTTcaccttggccaaggccattgCTTGCGCCGTTGAGTTCGACAACCAGCACTGCGGTATCTACGCCGGAGATGAGGACTCCTACATCGACTTTGCCGATGTGTTCGATCCCCTGATCTGCGAGTACCATGGTCTCAAGCCCGACTTCAAGCATGTGTCTGACATGGACTCCTCCAAGCTCCAGGGCAATGTCAACCCCGAAGTGCCCGTGCACTCCGTGCG CATCCGTGTGGGTCGCTCCATCCAAGGCTACGGTCTTTCCCCCGGAATCACCAAGGAGCAACGTGTGGGCGTTGAAGAGCTCTTCAAGAACGCTTGCAAGAAGTTCTCCG GCGATTTGTCTGGCCAATACTTTGCCCTCACCGGCATGGACGAGAAGGTCCGCCAACAATTGGTTGATGACCACTTCCTCTTCATGTCTGGCGACCCCAACTTGAAGGTGGCCGGCATGGAGCGTGACTGGCCCGAAGGCCGCGGCATCTTCCACAACGAGGCCAAGACCTTCTTGGTCTGGGTCAATGAGGAGGATCAACTCCGCATCATCTCCATGCAAAAGGGCGGTGACGTCAAGGGCGTGTTCGAGCGTCTGGCCCGTGGCATCCAAGCCGTGGGTGAGTCTGTCAAGGCCGAGTCTGGCAAGGACTTCATCCTGTCCGAGAAGTTCGGCTACGTCCACTCCTGTCCCACCAACTTGGGCACCGGCATGCGCGCCTCTGTCCATGTGGACCTCCCCGGATGGACCAAGGAAGGTGTCGACCTATTGAAGAAGCGATGCGAGGAGCTCAAGGTTCAACCCCGAGGAACTCGCGGAGAGTCTGGCGGTCAAACTG gccACACCTACGACATCTCCAACAAGCATCGTCTGGGCTACTCCGAGGTTGAGTTGGTCCAGACCATGATTGATGGTGTGAACACTCTTTACAAGGAGGATGTGGAGCTCCAGAAGAAGCACGGCATGTAA
- the LOC131883084 gene encoding uncharacterized protein LOC131883084, with the protein MFQRGVLGLLYQLLSVGANLIYSEDLGPCSYSYEFQRNGSHCWTEIIPKDPPDDCQIVPWKSELYKCSREETQSPFVLTTTGHGDWFYDDHSLLIHLGTTCFKEMTPYPMKVFGAASFSWASQVFVCGGRLDLMWNIIGQCFHFAESSAKWISRASLLLPRFLSESTSLNNGTNTLISGGYTPQGFTRSSEVWDGTSWNWGELALPIPLYGHCLVELDPFRLLLSGGFTIDSKPSQQSWIYDRVGKIWKSLEPWPIVLNRVGTASKCIKMLDGKILLLGGGTTTALMFEPHTEQWFQMQPVPVECDAPLMVRYQKDVHLIGGCGDMRSIYRLDHSTNQWLDMGPVSEFRMNNLAGARVPQTFQHDSSC; encoded by the exons ATGTTCCAACGAGGCGTACTCGGTCTACTTTATCAACTCTTGAGTGTGGGAGCTAATCTAATTTATTCTGAAG ATCTGGGTCCATGCTCTTATTCGTATGAGTTTCAACGTAATGGAAGCCATTGTTGGACTGAGATCATCCCAAAGGATCCTCCGGACGATTGCCAGATTGTTCCCTGGAAATCTGAGCTCTACAAATGTTCGCGTGAGGAAACTCAATCCCCATTTG TGTTGACCACCACGGGACATGGGGATTGGTTTTATGACGACCATAGCTTATTGATCCATTTGGGTACAACGTGTTTCAAGGAGATGACTCCATACCCCATGAAGGTATTTGGAGCCGCTAGTTTCTCATGGGCAAGTCAGGTCTTCGTTTGCGGTGGCCGATTGGACTTGATGTGGAACATAATTGGCCAATGCTTCCATTTTGCGGAATCCTCCGCAAAGTGGATCTCTCGAGCTAGTCTCTTGCTACCTAGATTCTTATCCGAGTCCACTTCTTTGAACAACGGGACTAACACTTTAATTTCGGGTGGTTACACGCCCCAAGGATTTACCAGATCCTCTGAAGTTTGGGATGGAACTTCTTGGAATTGGGGAGAACTGGCTTTACCTATTCCCCTATATGGCCATTGTTTGGTGGAACTGGATCCATTCAGACTGCTATTATCCGGAGGGTTCACTATTGATTCGAAACCTTCACAACAGTCTTGGATTTATGATAGAGTGGGAAAGATATGGAAATCATTGGAACCCTGGCCCATTGTTTTGAACCGTGTGGGAACTGCatcaaaatgtatcaaaatgcTCGACGGCAAG ATTCTGCTTTTGGGTGGTGGAACCACGACAGCCTTGATGTTCGAACCGCACACTGAGCAATGGTTCCAAATGCAACCGGTTCCTGTGGAATGTGATGCCCCTCTTATGGTTCGGTATCAAAAGGATGTTCACCTAATTGGTGGTTGCGGTGACATGAGATCGATTTATAGACTGGATCATTCCACAAATCAATGGCTCGATATGGGTCCCGTGTCTGAATTCCGCATGAATAACCTGGCTGGAGCACGTGTCCCTCAAACGTTCCAGCATGATTCTTCTTGTTGA